A DNA window from Carassius gibelio isolate Cgi1373 ecotype wild population from Czech Republic chromosome A8, carGib1.2-hapl.c, whole genome shotgun sequence contains the following coding sequences:
- the rhocb gene encoding rho-related GTP-binding protein RhoA-D gives MAAIRKKLVIVGDGACGKTCLLIVFSKDQFPEVYVPTVFENYIADIEVDSKQVELALWDTAGQEDYDRLRPLSYPDTDVILMCFSIDSPDSLENIPEKWTPEVKHFCPNVPIILVGNKKDLRNDEHTRRELIKMKQEPVKPEEGRDMANRISAFGYLECSAKTKDGVREVFEMATRAALQVRKRKKRGGCLLL, from the exons ATGGCTGCTATCCGTAAGAAACTGGTGATTGTGGGAGATGGAGCCTGTGGGAAAACCTGCTTGCTGATTGTGTTCAGTAAAGACCAGTTCCCCGAGGTCTACGTGCCTACTGTGTTTGAAAACTACATCGCTGATATAGAGGTGGACAGCAAACAG gtggaGTTGGCTCTATGGGACACAGCTGGTCAGGAAGACTATGATCGGTTGAGGCCATTGTCCTATCCAGACACAGATGTTATTCTGATGTGTTTCTCTATAGACAGTCCAGATAGTTTAG AAAATATTCCAGAGAAATGGACGCCAGAGGTAAAACATTTCTGTCCCAACGTTCCCATCATCCTCGTGGGCAATAAAAAGGACCTGCGGAATGATGAACACACACGCAGGGAGCTGATTAAGATGAAACAG GAACCTGTAAAACCAGAGGAGGGCCGTGACATGGCTAACCGGATCAGTGCATTTGGATATTTAGAGTGTTCGGCTAAAACGAAGGACGGAGTGCGGGAGGTGTTTGAGATGGCCACCAGGGCGGCACTGCAGGTCCGCAAGCGCAAGAAGAGAGGCGGCTGCCTGCTGTTATGA